In Candidatus Dormiibacterota bacterium, the following are encoded in one genomic region:
- a CDS encoding histidine kinase, with translation MRRSPEEAAVSALEDLRALHLATRRLCGLLDSSVLAARAAQEAHNLAGTDFTSLAVTENASLLAMRGTCQANSKPIRTLKVPAGKGLGGRVLLERRPITVADYQNDDTISHHFNPVVAAEGLRGLACVPIDDGEDVIGVLYAGIRRVGTIGDRAQTNMLEFARTVGPLITAARHAEQQTRLRVSAERQRIGRELHDSLGPLLFGIGISARKARERVAEDVPDLIADLDDIQSQASSASSQLREALRDLAPASAECAFSSVLQMQVEPFSQRSGIPVSLVVLGSPRTLSPTVQGVLLSSVREGLYNIERHAGAASVAITVKYDAEHVTLVVQDDGRGLPRRFELEVAPDHGRGWGLPAILGRAQALGGDVSLFNNDDGGATLRVCIPTGRGDGDPY, from the coding sequence ATGAGGCGAAGCCCGGAAGAGGCGGCGGTCTCGGCCCTGGAGGATCTGCGAGCCCTCCACCTAGCCACCCGGCGGCTGTGCGGGCTGCTCGACAGTTCGGTGCTGGCGGCGCGCGCGGCCCAGGAGGCTCACAACCTCGCGGGCACCGACTTCACCTCCCTCGCGGTGACCGAGAACGCCAGCCTGCTGGCGATGCGCGGCACCTGCCAGGCCAACAGCAAACCCATCCGCACCCTCAAGGTGCCCGCCGGGAAGGGGCTGGGCGGGCGCGTCCTGCTGGAGCGCCGGCCGATCACCGTCGCCGACTACCAGAACGACGACACCATCTCCCACCACTTCAACCCGGTGGTGGCGGCCGAGGGGCTGCGCGGCCTGGCCTGCGTGCCCATCGACGACGGCGAGGACGTGATCGGCGTCCTGTACGCCGGCATCCGCCGGGTGGGCACGATCGGCGACCGCGCCCAGACCAACATGCTCGAATTCGCCCGCACCGTCGGGCCGCTGATCACCGCCGCCCGCCACGCCGAGCAGCAGACCCGGCTGCGGGTCAGCGCCGAGCGCCAGCGCATCGGCCGCGAGCTCCACGACTCGCTGGGCCCGCTGCTCTTCGGAATCGGCATCTCCGCCCGGAAGGCGCGGGAGCGCGTGGCCGAGGACGTCCCCGACCTCATCGCCGACCTCGACGACATCCAGAGCCAGGCGTCGAGCGCCTCCTCGCAGCTGCGTGAGGCGCTCCGCGACCTCGCCCCCGCCTCCGCGGAGTGCGCGTTCTCGTCGGTGCTCCAGATGCAGGTCGAGCCCTTCAGCCAGCGCAGCGGCATCCCCGTCTCGCTGGTGGTGCTGGGCTCGCCGCGCACCCTCAGCCCGACGGTGCAGGGGGTGCTGCTCTCCAGCGTCCGGGAGGGGCTCTACAACATCGAGCGCCACGCCGGCGCCGCCTCGGTGGCGATCACCGTGAAGTACGACGCCGAGCACGTCACCCTGGTGGTCCAGGACGACGGGCGCGGCCTGCCCCGCCGCTTCGAGCTCGAGGTCGCGCCCGACCACGGCCGCGGCTGGGGCCTCCCCGCCATCCTCGGTCGCGCCCAGGCCCTGGGCGGTGACGTGTCGCTCTTCAACAATGACGACGGCGGCGCCACGCTGCGGGTCTGCATCCCCACCGGACGGGGTGATGGCGACCCGTACTAG
- the mftF gene encoding mycofactocin biosynthesis glycosyltransferase MftF (Members of this protein family, MftF, are glycosyltransferases, members of PF00535 (glycosyl transferase family 2). The encoding gene is found as part of the mycofactocin cassette, in Mycobacterium tuberculosis, many other Actinobacteria, and occasional members of other lineages. Mycofactocin itself, a putative redox carrier, is a heavily modified derivative of the C-terminal Val-Tyr dipeptide of the mycofactocin precursor MftA (TIGR03969).), producing the protein MGPVSGAAGLPAGFGVALDPRLRRLEGGRVLIGGSPPRLLRLSESGARAVDRLAAGAAVAAGGGTARLARHLVDAGMAHPRPPRRPGGGAGVAVVIPVRDRPVGLARALAGVGPVAELVVVDDGSVDAAAAARAAAAAGALLLRNPRSLGPAAARNRGLRATTAPLVAFVDSDCELAPGWLDGLLPHLDDPAVGLVAPRVAAPDPAPGEGRLAGYERVRSPLDMGPLEAAVAEGTAVPYVPAAVLLVRREAARALGGFDEAMRVGEDVDFVWRLAAAGWVARYDPAVRALHQPRARAAGWLRQRAAYGTSAAALARRHPGRLAAVRLSPAAALGWGLLVLGRPLPAAALAALGTARLGRRLRPLDHPWGEASRLTMAGHRTTARVLAEQLVRAWWPAALAAALLMPRTRRPLAAVALLPPLAEWWRQRPPLDPVSYGALRLADAAAYGAGVWAGCVRERTLSPLLPRLER; encoded by the coding sequence GTGGGACCGGTGAGCGGCGCCGCGGGGCTCCCCGCGGGCTTCGGTGTCGCCCTCGACCCGCGGCTGCGCCGCCTCGAGGGCGGTCGGGTGCTGATCGGCGGCAGCCCGCCGCGGCTGCTGCGGCTCTCCGAGTCCGGCGCCCGCGCCGTCGACCGCCTCGCCGCCGGCGCCGCCGTGGCCGCGGGCGGGGGGACGGCCCGGCTGGCCCGCCACCTCGTCGACGCGGGGATGGCCCATCCGCGGCCCCCCCGGCGACCCGGCGGCGGCGCCGGCGTGGCCGTGGTCATCCCCGTCCGCGACCGCCCGGTGGGGCTGGCCCGGGCGCTCGCCGGGGTCGGTCCGGTGGCCGAGCTGGTGGTGGTGGACGACGGCTCGGTGGACGCCGCGGCCGCCGCCCGCGCCGCCGCCGCCGCCGGCGCGCTGCTGCTCCGCAACCCCCGGTCGCTGGGCCCGGCCGCCGCCCGCAACCGCGGCCTGCGCGCCACCACCGCGCCGCTGGTCGCCTTCGTCGACTCCGACTGCGAGCTCGCGCCCGGCTGGCTCGACGGCCTCCTCCCCCACCTCGACGACCCCGCCGTCGGCCTGGTGGCGCCCCGCGTCGCCGCCCCCGACCCGGCCCCCGGCGAGGGCCGGCTGGCAGGCTACGAGCGGGTGCGCTCGCCCCTCGACATGGGGCCCCTCGAGGCGGCGGTGGCGGAGGGCACGGCGGTGCCGTACGTGCCCGCCGCGGTGCTGCTGGTGCGGCGCGAGGCGGCGCGGGCGCTGGGCGGGTTCGACGAGGCGATGCGGGTCGGCGAGGACGTCGACTTCGTCTGGCGGCTGGCGGCGGCGGGCTGGGTGGCGCGCTACGACCCCGCGGTGCGCGCCCTCCACCAGCCCCGCGCCCGCGCCGCCGGCTGGCTGCGGCAGCGGGCCGCCTACGGCACCTCGGCCGCGGCCCTCGCCCGCCGCCATCCCGGGCGCCTCGCCGCGGTGCGCCTCTCCCCCGCCGCCGCGCTGGGCTGGGGGCTGCTGGTGCTCGGGCGGCCGCTGCCCGCGGCGGCGCTGGCAGCGCTGGGGACGGCCCGGCTGGGGCGCCGGCTGCGACCCCTCGACCACCCCTGGGGGGAGGCGTCACGGCTGACCATGGCCGGCCACCGCACCACCGCCCGGGTCCTCGCCGAGCAGCTGGTGCGCGCCTGGTGGCCGGCGGCGCTGGCCGCGGCGCTGCTGATGCCGCGGACCCGCCGCCCCCTCGCCGCCGTGGCGCTGCTGCCCCCGCTGGCGGAGTGGTGGCGGCAGCGGCCGCCCCTCGACCCCGTGAGCTATGGTGCGCTGCGTCTCGCCGACGCCGCCGCCTACGGCGCCGGGGTCTGGGCAGGCTGCGTCAGGGAGCGCACTCTCAGCCCACTGCTGCCGCGTCTGGAGCGTTGA
- the mftE gene encoding mycofactocin biosynthesis peptidyl-dipeptidase MftE: protein MGPSHGAELAPLTWQQAGTRASGAPLLAVPLGSTEQHGPHLPLDTDTRIATALAAGLARRRDDVLVAPALPYGASGEHAGFPGTLSLGTAALEAVLVELVRSASDLCRGTVLVCGHGGNREAVDGAVLRLRAEGRRVLGWMASVPGGDAHAGRTETSLMLALRPALVRRSRALPGDPRPLAELMPRLRAVGVAGVSANGVLGDPSGAGAAEGERLLAALLDDLVRSVARWDR, encoded by the coding sequence ATGGGACCGTCACACGGCGCCGAGCTCGCCCCGCTCACCTGGCAGCAGGCGGGGACGCGGGCGTCGGGCGCGCCGCTGCTCGCGGTGCCGCTGGGCTCGACCGAGCAGCACGGGCCGCACCTGCCCCTCGACACCGACACCCGCATCGCCACCGCGCTCGCCGCCGGTCTGGCGCGGCGCCGCGACGACGTGCTCGTCGCCCCCGCCCTCCCCTACGGTGCCAGCGGCGAGCACGCCGGGTTCCCCGGCACCCTGTCGCTGGGGACGGCGGCGCTGGAGGCGGTGCTCGTCGAGCTGGTGCGCTCCGCCTCCGACCTCTGCCGCGGCACCGTCCTGGTGTGCGGGCACGGCGGCAACCGCGAGGCGGTCGACGGGGCGGTGCTGCGGCTCCGCGCCGAGGGCCGGCGGGTGCTGGGGTGGATGGCCTCGGTGCCCGGCGGCGACGCCCACGCCGGGCGCACCGAGACGTCGCTGATGCTCGCGCTCCGGCCTGCGCTGGTGCGCCGGTCGCGTGCGCTGCCCGGCGACCCGCGGCCGCTCGCCGAGCTGATGCCCCGGCTGCGGGCGGTCGGGGTCGCCGGGGTCTCGGCCAACGGCGTGCTCGGCGACCCGTCCGGCGCCGGCGCCGCCGAGGGTGAGCGGCTGCTCGCCGCCCTGCTCGACGACCTGGTCCGGTCGGTGGCGCGGTGGGACCGGTGA
- a CDS encoding (2Fe-2S)-binding protein, whose amino-acid sequence MRHSIAMTVNGVRREDAVEPRLLLVHYLREVAGLTGTHVGCDTSQCGACTVLVDGRAVKSCSVFAVQAEGRSITTIEGLASGTELHPLQQAFWDEHGLQCGYCTPGFIMAAAHLLEGNPSPSDDEIRKGLEGNLCRCTGYENILKAVRSASRRMAATETAPVSAQPATVGS is encoded by the coding sequence ATGAGACACAGCATCGCGATGACGGTCAACGGCGTCCGGCGCGAGGACGCGGTGGAGCCGCGCCTCCTCCTGGTGCACTACCTGCGCGAGGTCGCCGGCCTGACCGGGACGCACGTCGGCTGCGACACCAGCCAGTGCGGCGCGTGCACCGTGCTCGTGGACGGAAGGGCGGTGAAGTCCTGCAGCGTCTTCGCGGTCCAGGCCGAGGGCCGCTCGATCACCACCATCGAGGGGCTGGCCAGCGGGACCGAGCTCCACCCGCTGCAGCAGGCGTTCTGGGACGAGCACGGTCTGCAGTGCGGCTACTGCACCCCGGGCTTCATCATGGCCGCCGCCCACCTGCTCGAGGGGAATCCCTCGCCCAGCGACGACGAGATCAGGAAGGGGCTCGAGGGCAACCTCTGCCGCTGCACCGGCTACGAGAACATCCTCAAGGCGGTGCGCTCGGCGAGCCGGCGGATGGCGGCGACCGAGACCGCGCCGGTGTCGGCCCAGCCCGCCACCGTGGGGAGCTAG